In Pollutimonas sp. M17, a single genomic region encodes these proteins:
- a CDS encoding phosphatase PAP2 family protein: MSQPASMHYQKPFFYVLTQVLGLSLLMGWLAYTVQHSPLDLGLTRYFYDASGHGFPWRHQPFVYAMGKFVVWLVPIGGALFCGAAAALSYRIKALAPARSVLWALFAVFCLVPLLAGGLKHYTALPRPFALAMFGGYVQLPPGFWAAAGEPGGGALPSVHAATGFSVLALYFAGWALGSRRMRWLGLAGGLALGGLFGGLRIMQGAHFLSQVMWSLAFVWCVCSVLFYPLIVTSHRGAPDGVHGHRLDDIWRHLSIVQVRRRNTLTVYGVLLVCLLPFLSSTWPAESWMHQGVEWTGLGLILLAIAGRCWCILYLGGHKGAELIDQGPYSISRNPLYLFSMLAVAGIGAQSGSLLLGPILTLFVYAVFNNVIAEEERLLSKAFGQGYADYCARVPRFGPRLSGWKSQEQVLISVSGLGRTIRDAVPYLLALPLFELIEWGQGTGWFPVLIRLP; the protein is encoded by the coding sequence ATGAGCCAGCCGGCGAGCATGCATTATCAAAAACCCTTCTTTTATGTATTGACCCAGGTGTTGGGCTTGAGCCTGCTCATGGGATGGCTGGCGTATACGGTGCAGCACTCGCCGCTGGACCTGGGCTTGACACGGTATTTCTACGATGCGTCCGGCCACGGCTTTCCCTGGCGGCATCAGCCTTTCGTGTACGCCATGGGCAAGTTCGTGGTGTGGCTGGTGCCGATAGGCGGTGCCTTGTTCTGCGGCGCGGCTGCCGCGCTCAGCTACCGGATCAAGGCGCTTGCGCCGGCCCGCAGCGTCCTGTGGGCGCTGTTTGCCGTGTTCTGCCTGGTTCCGCTGCTGGCCGGCGGGCTGAAGCACTACACCGCCTTGCCGCGCCCATTCGCCCTGGCCATGTTCGGCGGCTACGTGCAGTTGCCGCCGGGCTTCTGGGCGGCGGCCGGGGAGCCGGGCGGCGGGGCCCTGCCCAGCGTGCATGCGGCCACCGGCTTCTCCGTGCTGGCCCTGTATTTTGCGGGATGGGCCCTGGGCAGCCGCCGCATGCGCTGGCTGGGACTGGCGGGCGGCCTGGCGTTGGGCGGACTCTTCGGCGGATTGCGCATCATGCAGGGAGCGCATTTCCTCAGCCAGGTCATGTGGTCGCTGGCCTTTGTATGGTGCGTATGCAGCGTGCTGTTCTATCCGCTTATCGTCACGTCCCATCGCGGTGCGCCGGACGGCGTCCATGGTCATCGCCTGGACGATATCTGGAGGCATCTGTCCATCGTCCAGGTGCGCCGGCGCAATACCTTGACCGTATACGGCGTATTGCTGGTCTGCCTGCTGCCTTTCCTGTCCTCGACCTGGCCGGCCGAGTCGTGGATGCATCAGGGGGTGGAATGGACGGGCCTTGGACTGATCCTGCTGGCGATCGCGGGCCGGTGCTGGTGCATTCTGTACCTGGGCGGGCACAAGGGCGCCGAATTGATCGATCAGGGGCCGTATTCGATCAGCCGCAATCCCTTGTACCTGTTCTCGATGCTGGCGGTGGCGGGCATAGGCGCCCAGTCGGGCAGCCTGTTGCTGGGTCCCATCCTGACGCTGTTCGTGTATGCCGTGTTCAACAATGTGATTGCCGAAGAAGAGCGCTTGCTGAGCAAGGCGTTCGGGCAAGGCTATGCCGACTACTGCGCACGGGTTCCGCGCTTCGGGCCGCGCCTATCGGGGTGGAAGAGCCAGGAGCAGGTGCTGATTTCGGTGTCGGGCCTGGGGCGCACGATACGCGATGCCGTACCCTATCTGCTGGCGCTGCCCCTGTTCGAACTGATCGAATGGGGGCAGGGGACGGGATGGTTTCCCGTGTTGATACGCCTGCCGTGA
- a CDS encoding sensor histidine kinase, translating into MEIERSGRRSMMARYSLMQRVTWALTGSATLFVVVLCAVFYLSFDQMEDDLVNAVLATEVEHMLGRLEQGQAIPTQQSQTELGAQLQTWLIDGRGDEALLPAPLRGIGLGTHVLGPGDQTWHVLVAQAPKGTLYVLYDATAHEARVHEFGWIVLILGAVCIAAVFALSRWLAGLVVGPLLDLADHLSNWAPGAPDISVRRDDEVGRLIETFNRVQGRVEESLAFEREFAFNLSHEIRGALAALRTDAEMLLLDDAMASTSRRRLERMVAQADLMAGSIASAESLSRDLPAVDKEIDLRECLDEAWLAFEAEARRRGLDFANEIPAGMRRVLDPYAFLTVVRNLMRNAAEHAAPATLRASCLDDHTLAFSDDGPGIPSDALPLLFERYFSTRRKDAMADGQAPDTAGIEGSRRGLGLAIARQMCKRKHWTLTVESSVAGPGRGTTFILRLGDGPAARPY; encoded by the coding sequence ATGGAAATTGAACGATCCGGGCGGCGCTCCATGATGGCGCGCTATTCCCTGATGCAGCGCGTTACCTGGGCGCTGACGGGGTCGGCCACTCTTTTCGTGGTCGTGTTGTGCGCGGTGTTCTATCTTTCCTTCGATCAGATGGAGGACGATCTGGTCAATGCCGTCCTGGCGACCGAAGTGGAGCACATGCTCGGCCGGCTCGAACAGGGCCAGGCCATACCCACCCAGCAAAGCCAGACCGAGCTGGGGGCGCAGTTGCAGACCTGGCTGATCGACGGCCGCGGCGACGAAGCCCTGCTGCCCGCGCCCTTGCGCGGCATCGGCCTGGGCACGCATGTGCTCGGCCCGGGGGATCAGACCTGGCACGTGCTGGTTGCGCAAGCCCCGAAGGGCACCCTGTACGTGCTCTACGACGCCACGGCCCACGAGGCGCGGGTGCATGAGTTCGGCTGGATCGTCCTGATCCTGGGGGCGGTATGCATCGCGGCGGTCTTTGCCCTGTCCAGGTGGCTGGCCGGCCTGGTGGTGGGGCCGCTGCTGGACCTGGCCGACCATCTTTCCAACTGGGCTCCGGGCGCGCCCGACATTTCCGTGCGGCGCGACGACGAGGTGGGGCGCCTGATCGAGACGTTCAATCGGGTGCAGGGCCGTGTCGAAGAATCCCTGGCCTTCGAGCGCGAGTTCGCCTTCAACCTGAGCCATGAAATCCGCGGCGCGCTGGCGGCGCTGCGGACCGATGCGGAGATGCTGCTCCTTGACGATGCAATGGCTTCCACCAGCCGCCGGCGCCTGGAGCGCATGGTTGCGCAGGCCGATCTGATGGCCGGCAGCATCGCCAGCGCCGAGAGCCTGTCGCGCGATCTGCCGGCCGTGGACAAGGAGATCGACCTGCGCGAGTGCCTGGACGAGGCCTGGCTGGCCTTCGAGGCGGAGGCGCGGCGGCGCGGACTGGACTTCGCCAACGAGATTCCAGCCGGCATGAGGCGGGTGCTCGATCCCTATGCCTTCCTGACCGTGGTGCGCAACCTGATGCGCAACGCGGCCGAGCACGCGGCGCCGGCCACGCTGCGCGCGTCATGCCTGGACGACCACACCCTGGCGTTTTCGGACGACGGCCCGGGCATTCCCTCCGATGCCCTGCCTTTGCTTTTCGAGCGCTATTTCAGCACGCGCCGCAAGGACGCCATGGCCGATGGCCAGGCGCCCGATACGGCCGGAATCGAGGGGTCGCGCCGAGGCCTGGGCCTGGCCATCGCCCGCCAGATGTGCAAGCGCAAGCATTGGACCTTGACGGTCGAGTCCAGCGTAGCGGGACCCGGCAGGGGCACGACCTTCATCTTGCGGCTGGGCGACGGGCCGGCTGCCCGGCCTTACTGA